A stretch of DNA from Peromyscus maniculatus bairdii isolate BWxNUB_F1_BW_parent chromosome 7, HU_Pman_BW_mat_3.1, whole genome shotgun sequence:
caaagtgagttccaagacaggctccaaaagctacacagagaaaccctgtctaaaaaaaaaaaaaaaaaaaaaaaagaaagaaagaaagaaagaaagaaagaaagaaagaaagcaaactgagcaagccagtaagcagtgttcccccatggcctctgcttcagctcctgcctccaggttcctgtaccttgagttcctaccctggctTCCCTTTATGATGGACTACAACTGTACATTACAGGGTGTGCCATGGATatcttaaatttattaatttgttgagacagggtctcactatgtagccttggctggcctgaaactcataaagaccctcctgcctcagcctttcaagtgctggaattaaaaacatgtgccatcAGCTGGGCGgggatggcgcacgcctttggtGCAAACTctcaggaggcggagccaggtggatctctgtgagttcaaggccagcctgggctacagagtgagttccaggaaagttgcaaagctacacagagaaaccctgtctcaaaaaacaacaataaaaaaaagaaagaaagaaagaaagaaggcacagAATGACAGAGGAAGACCCCTGACAtacttctctggcctctgaatgTACATGCATGGATTGGACATGCACAcctttatatatgaatatatatacaacacacaaaacatacacacacacacacacacacacacacacacacacacacacacaaaagggggGATGTGGAAATACAAGTCACAGAATGGAAGATAATTGCAAAACATACTTCTGATTAGAGGTCAGTGTCAAGGATATGTAAAGACCTTCTATAATTCAAAGACCCCAGTTCAGAAGTGGACAAGGGACCTGAGTCAACAGTTCTCTTAAAAAAGATATacaactgaggctggagagatggttccatagTGAAGagtattgactgctcttccagaggctcctggttcaattcccagcaatcaaaTGGTCACTCacaacaactgtctataactctagttccaagggatatgatatcctcttctgacctccacaggcaccatgcatgcatatgatacacagatatgcatactggcgaaacatccatacacataaaataaataaatctgtaaaagATATATAATTGGCCAATGAGCATAAGGCAAGACATCTGATATCAGAAGTCATTATGGAAACATAAGTGAAAACCATAATAAGGTGGGGTGAGTAGCAAACACCTGTGAGCCCAGTCACTCAGGAGATTGGTAGGAGGTcatttgagcccaggagttcaacaTAAGCTTGGGCACCATAGCTTACTGAACCTGGGAGCTGGctgtttggctaggctggccagcaagcccccaggatctacctgtctctgctccacAGCTTTGGGGTTATAGACAGGTAAAGCTGTGTCCCCCTGTTTTACGTGAATGCTTGGGATTCAAACTTAGGtctccatgcttgcacagcaatcaCTTTGACCCACAGAATCATCTCCCCAGGTCCCCGTTTTTACTCTCCAGTCAACCCACATACATCTGGGGTTGTTATTCTCCCCTGACCGTGGAAAGTCACACCTTCTACTTTTTGAGGATAGGGCATAGGCTGGATTTCTTTGTCCCTCTTAAGTATGCAAAGACTCAAGTCCTGGAAgaagtgaggaaggagaaagcagaacCGAAGTGACCAGCATTAACTATGAGGAAACAGAACGAGGCCTGCGTGGAGTCCAGGACTCAAGAAAGCAAGGCTTATTAACCTACATGCCAACGTGAGTGAACCTTGGAAGAACTGTGTTAAGTGAAAAGAGCAGTCACagaccatccatccatcaatcgtTGGGTTTATGTGAAATTGCTGGGATAGGCAAATATATTGAGTCAAAAACCAGATCAGCATCTGGTGGGGCGAGGAAGACAGGTTAGGAATAGTCATAAATCTTAATGGTATCGGTTTGGGGGCATATGATAGATGATATTCTAAAATTGATTGGAGGTTAATTATATGTGAAAGAATTGTACTTCAAAAAAGCTGTTATTTAGAAAGAAAGGGAGGTGATGGCCCCATAGATGCCTCCTCCCCTGCCTTGGCCATCTTCACTTGGAAAAGCGTGGCCTCGCCTGGAGGTGTTTGCAGATCCCAGGTTTCATCGTCAGCCCATAGGTGGGTGTCAGGTCCACCTTCGTGCCTGGTGGCACACTGAACTCCAGCTGCTGCAGCATGATGGCTAAGAAGAGGAAGACTTCCCACTTGGCCGGGATCTCCCCAATGCACCGGCGCTTTCCCAAGCCAAAGAGCATCACCTTTTCACTCAGTGTCTTGTTGAGGGCTGTGTTGTTATCAGTAAGAAACCGCTCTGGACGGAACACAAAGGGGTCTCCCCACTGCTTCCTGCAAGAGGAACAGATAGGACCTGAGCTGGGTGGGTTCTGGGAGGAAAGGGTAGCTATGTTCTCCCAGCTTCTGTGAACAGTGTTGGAAAAGATTGACGGTCACAAAAGCGTGTGGGGAAGGCACCAGACTTGGCCCGTATCTCTTTGTTATggttcttttgtatttgtttgctttgagactgggtctcacgtgtctaaagttggccttgaacttcatatGTAACCCCAGGGTCGCCTTGTTTGAAAtgctgacccttctgcctctacctcccaagtgctgggattacaggcatgcgctaCCACATCTGATGCttgggatccaacccagggccttgtgtatggtaggccagcactctaccaacagaacTGACCTCCAGCCatgttactgtttctttaaaataaaattctctctaAAATGATCAAGATAGtggattttgattatttttagtttttttaaattacatttttatttgtttgcttgtgtgtgcatgtagaggtcagaggacaacttgcaggagtcagttttcctctTCTACCATGCggggcctggggattgaacttggggtgTTAGTTGTGGCAGCacctgcctttacctgctgaaccattccCATGGTCCAagatagtgttttgttttgctttttttttttttttcccccgagacagggtctctttgtgtattcctggttgtcctggaactctctatgtagcccaggctggcctcgaactcacagagatctgcctgtctctgcctcctgaatgctgggattaaaggagtgcgccaccactgcacagTGGATGATAGtggtttttaatattcttttgttttagtttctttatttttatttttatttttgatgtgattctgggaattgaactgagggcCTTCCACATTGCATATATGACCAGTGAGCTATAGTTCCCATCCTAATTGGATATTTCAAGGAAATAATGCTTTATCAATAGGaatctgaaagaagaaaacaggcttCTTTCTCTCCTAATTCCAGGGGCAAGGGAGATCACCAGCTTGCTCGGCTTATGCTTATTTTCCTGGACTAAAAGTTGACAATACAAATATGGATGGCATTCTAATGTTCAATATGTCCTGGTTTGGATGGATTGCATCCTACAAATTAGAGTGGAGTTTCCCAAGGAGATCATTAGACCATTCCCATAAGACATTTGAGGTAGCCTCATTATCTATCCAACTGAAACCTTGGGGCATGGGGAAACTtccactggccttgaactcactgcaatcctcctgcctcaacctcctgagtaggctggattacaggcatttgcTACCCACACCAGATACCTAGTCCATTCTTCTGTACACTGAAGTTTGAGAAACAGGGTGTAAACGTTATCACTTGGAACAGGCCATCTAGCAATGAGGCAGTGCTCCTTATGTAAGCAGGTCCTGAAGGACAGACAACCTTCCCTAAAGGGACAGACAACCTTCCTGATCACTGAGGATTCACCATTTCCGTCAGGACTACTACTCACTCGTCATGGTTGACCTGCCACTGGTTTATGAAGATACAGCGCTCCTTGGGAATGTGGAAGCCATTCAGTGAGGTGTCCCTCGTTgtgctgaggagagaagagactcTCAGGACTTGGAGAAACTGTGATgtggcttcttcctccctccactcaTTCCCAGTGTCTGACTACCACAGTCTCTGAGCCCCACACTGGGCGGTCACATGAAGAGCAGGGAACATGGGGCAATCATCCTTCCTTTGGCTGGGATCCTGCTCTTCAACTTCAACACTTGTTTACTAGACTCTCCTTGTGCTCAGATGTGCACTGGGGCAGTCCCTGAAGCCAAGAAGTCAGTGGTTGGGACATGCCCTGGGGGATCTGCAGGTTCGTGCCAGGAATAACTAGGCTAAGGTGTGAGCAGAGGTAAATGTTCACTCTCACAATCCAGGAACTTGGGCTGTAAGTCTTACAAATCCTTGGGGGATGAAGCTCTCCTTGGCGGATGAGCCAAAAGAGGCTTCTAGATGGAAGGGGATGCATTTGTCAGGATCGACTTTGGGCAAGGGTAGAATTTGGGAGcgagagaaagagatggatagAAGTTTTTCTAAGCAGAAGGTCCCGCTTAAGCCAAGTTGGCCGGTGGCTGGATTACCCTTGTGAGGGACCGTGAGGAGGGCCTGGCTGGAGCAGAAGATATCCATAGGGAGCTAACGCAAGTGGAGGTGAGTGACTGCTGAGGGCATAAGCGACTGGACTGGGTGGGGGCAGACCAGAGACTGACGGGGGTCAGAGGCTTGAGGTTACCACGGAATGAGATGCAGCctgagctgggggcggggctgagGAGCTGGGTGAAGAAACAGTATGAAAACTTAGGGGGCAGAGAACAGGGGCCTTACCTGTGGGGGATGGTGAAGGGGACAAAGGATGTGTATCGGTAGATCTCCAGGATGAAGGCCTCGATGTAAGGCAGCTGAAGTCTGTCAGAAAGCCGTGGTTGCCGGTCCCTCCCAATCACTGTGTCTGCAGAGCACAGGCAGAACTCATGGGACGTTCTGTCTGCTCCGAGCATGTGTCCCCTTATACTAGTGCCTCTCTATGTTGGACTATGCTTACTCATGTTTCTGAAACCCCACCAGCCCCGCCCCCCGACACACACCTTATCTGGACCAGTGGGGGAGGCCATGTTCCTAGGACTTAACACACACTAGACACATAAACACGTATTTGTAGATCAACAAGTGACCTGGAGCCTCCAGGCTTCCCTGACCGGAGGGTTGGGAGCAACACATACCCAGCTCCTTGTGGATCTTCCTCTGCACATTGGGATGTGTCACAAGGAGCAAAAGGCTCCAGGAGATGGCTGTTGTGACTGTGTCAAATCCTGGGCAGCAGGGAGTAgagtgaaggagaaaaggaaacatgGGGGAGGAGAACATTTTTAACAAGCATCGCTGTAAACGGAGCAGGAGCAAGGACTACCCCTCTCTGGCTCCCACCCCCGTGTGTCCTGAGGCAAGGGCTGAGTCCTCAACAGAAACCTGAGAGCCAAACATGGTGGCTTATTCCTAGAGTCCCAACACTAGGGAGTCCGAGGCAGGAGAGCTGCCAcacgttcgaggccagcctaggctacagaggtGAGCgcttgcctcaaacaaaacaagtcCAAAGCAACCAAATCGAAAACCGAGACAAATCAAACAAGAACCTAATGGACGCTGGCTTCATAATCAGCAGCTGGAATTATAAGCCTGGACTCCAGGTTGTAGAGTCCTTTTACTTCCCAGGTGGGGAAACCCAGGCCCCAAAAGGAGGGGGACTTGGTTGAGTTGGTGGCACAGCATGAGGTCACACCTTGATGCTAGGGCAGGTGTCTGTCCTGTGTCACCTGCCATGTGGTTGGTGAGTTAGTTGATAGGTTGGGTAAAGAGCAGCTGACGGATGGAGGGGCAGGGATGATTGGAGGGGCAGGGATGATTGGAGGGGCAGGGGTGTGGCTCCTACCTGCTCCAAAGAGGTCATTGACAATGTTGACAATCTTCTCGTGAGGGATGAGGCCACCATTGTCTTTGGAGTTCTCACTGTGCTTGAATAGGGCACCCGTGATGTCCTGGATACTGTTCTAAGAGGACATAAGTTTAGGGGAAGTTTGGCATTTTGAGGACCAGATGCCAGACCATGCCACATCCCATTTGATATGTCCCCAGGGCCTGGGAACGGCATTGGTCTCCAAGCACAGGGCTGGGACTCGGATTTTTGAACTGGCATCATCCCTAAATAGAGCCTAGTCATTTCATGTGCCACCGACCCTTCTTTCCCCTAATCCCAGGGGTCGGGTTTCAGAGGAGGAAAAAGTAGGTGTGAACACAAGGAAGAAAAGCGACATGGAGCTGGAGCTTAGCCTCTGTGGAGGGTCATGTTCCTGCAGAACAATCGCCTTTAAATTAATGATACCCCATATTGCAAAGCCCTGCCAAGGTTCCATTCACATGCCTTTGTTTTCTGGGTTTGGAGAAGCCCCCAGAGGGGAGCTGTAACGTACACGGGGTGGCTGTAGGTCACACAGCTGCTCTGAGTGGCCCGGAGCCTTCCTACGCCTTGGCAGCACATGGCAGTCTGAGTACCTTGGAGTAGGTTTTGAGGGGAtgttctctgggtctgtggtggtgatgggggggggggtctacaACCTGCCTCCGAGCCTCACCTTGTTGAAGTCTTGATAGTGCTCCTGGACTGTTTTCTGTAGAAACAGCACAAATTTATCATTGAAGTTCTTAAACCTCTTGAGGGCTGGGTTGGGCAGGTAGCGCAGGATGGGGAAGAAGTCCACAGCATTCCCTGAGGAGACATTCTCCACAAAGTCGTTGCTGCTTTTCACAATGCTCAACATCTCCTCGCTCTTCCGGGGGAAGTTCTTTCCAAAGCACATGGCTCCAATGACGTTTACCACGGATTCCACCACCAGATTGACGGGTTCGAAGTGGCCAACCTCCGCCATCTGCTTCTGGAACTTGCTGACTAGATGGTTAGCCTCCTTGCTGACATGCTCCTCTAAGTAGCAAGAAGATGTGGAGGTCGGGTCTGAGGCTATGGAGAAACTCTTCAGGGCATCCTGGGCCAGGCGCCGACGGGCAGCCCACACCGGTCCAGAGTCTGGGTTGAAAGTCATGCTCTTGCCATTAGTGATAAGTGTGAAACTGTAGAGGTCTGGCCGGCCCTTGAAGTCATCTCCCTTCCGTATCAGGGCCTGCCGGATGGTGTCCAGGCCACTCAGCACCACCACAGGCGTGGAGCCAATGCGGATCTGCAGCACATCCCCATACTTCTTGCTCAGCTTTGTCAGTGACAGGTGTGGGTTCTTCCCCAGGGTCAGCATATGCCCAATGAAGGGCCATCCCCAGGGTCCAGGTGGACTCTTCAGGCCTTTGGGGACCCGGGGTCTTAAAGTTCTGACCACCCAAAATACTACACAGAAGATGGCCGTGGCCAGTAGTAGCTCTGTGGCCAAGGAGAAGGACTGGAACAATGCCATCTGGACCAGCTGCAAGGGAAATGGAAGGATGGGGTGGTCAGGGATGGATTCCgagcctccatttttttcttttactcactCATTCAGTAGGTATACATTCCTTGCTGAGCTTTCAGCCGCACACCAGGGAAGTGAAGATATCCCTGTCATCTATCCTGCTCCCTCAGGAATTTGCCCTTACCCCATCACAGAATTCAAGGACTGGAAAAGAGCCTTGTGTTTACCAGCTTTAGTGTCTGGATTTCTGCCCCAGGCTCTGAGACTGGAGTGGATGCGAATGGCCACTCGGAAACAGTGAGGCTAAAGACACTTCCTCCACAGCCCCAGTCACAGAGTGTTTGCTGGGCTTTCTGCCAAAGGGTCCAACATAGTGTGGGTTCCCAGTCGGTACCCTCTACACACCCAGGGAACAGAAGATGCCCCCTTGCCCAAGCAACAGAATGTCAGTGTCCCTGGGATGATACCAATGGCCTGGGATATTCCTCCTCCTCAATGACACTCTATCAATACCAAGCAGGGGTATCTCTTCCAAAAATTAGTCTTCATTCACCTCTATGCTTGGAGGGTGAAGTAGACCAAAACCAGGTCCAGGGCTACCTAATGCCAGATGGGTATTTTCTCCCTATCTCTTCACTCCAGGCAACTGTCCTTAGAGACAGCCTGGTTGAAACTACTAAATTAAAAATAGGGGGCCAGGAAGATCGCTCAGTGGTTCAAGGCATTGCTGCCAAGCATGACAaaccaagtttgatccctggaatccacatggtggagggagagaactgacagCTGACTCCAGAAAATTGCCTCTGAGCTGTGGCATTCAgacggacacacagacagacagacagacagacacacagacacacagacacacacagacacagacacagacacacacacacacacacacacgtttaaaagAGAAACTAAAGTCCAGGGCTGAGAAACAAGGAGCAAAACCTCAGACCTCCTTCAGTTCCCGCAGGGTCCCCTAATAGCACTTAGGATGTAGAAGCAGATGCCATGATCCgaaaagacacacagacatacctgaaGGGCAGGGCCTGGCGATCACAGAGCTGTAGGAGTCAGTCCAGGACTTCTGGGTTCAGACGAGGGGCCTTTTATACCACCACCCTCTCTGGACTGGCCCAACTGTCCGGGTCACTTGATATCAAAGCTGGAACTGAGAAAAGTTGGAAGGATCAATTTTTGGCTCTGAGCCATGATCCCTCAGCTGCACCTTCTCCTGGGGGTTCAGGAATAGCGCTTTGGGTCAGAAGAGGCTCTGGGTCCCTGGAGATAAATATCCATGGCATTTTACGGGCCAGGGTAGAGAAAACAACACTTTCAAAGACAAGGCAGGCTCCGGGATGTCAAGATGAAGCGTGCGGACAGGTATAGCCTCTTTTGCCTTGGTATCCACAAGAAAGGGACACGTCCAGCCCCCAATCCAGGCCAAGCAGGAGCAGCACAGGCTCCCTGGGATGGCAGATAGGGAGTTGCATTATACTAGTGACTTTTCTCCATTTGACAAACTGCCCATCAACAGTGAGCGAAGGAAGGCGGGTTATTTTGGTTCACAATTTTGTAGTCTAGTCCATGGTGGCAGGGACATGACAGCAGCTGAAACGGGAAGCAGCGGGTCCCGTGGCACCTGAAGTTAGaatgcagagagagatgaatgctggtgctagacccccccccccccatacacacacatacacaatagataaaaattgtaaaactttaaaacataTAAACTGGGCACTGATGgtaaacacctttaattccagtattcaggatgcagaggcaggcagatctctgagtttgaggccagcctggtctacagagcaagttccaggacagccaaggctacacagagaaaccctgtctccagaaaaaaaattaatattattatttttatgcatacatatacacattctgTGCTGTCAacgtggctcagtgggttaaggtgcTTGCTGAAAAGCCCACAGGACTTGAATCCCTGTGGGAGCCCATGggggctatctagtgagaccttactcagggtcagggAATCTGGGtgtgctttacccagcagggctgtgtaaAGAAATTATTTGACCAcgggtgtgtttaccaggtgtttggaagggtttacacttggctgtacagtgtgctttgatcttgcaagggggaggtcttttgcctctcctcttggcatattataaaaggCCCTTTCCAATAAAGGatgaggctgttgggtattgacccaggccctcctgaacctatcctgtgtttctgtctgtcttattGTTGGCTAGGTCTCTCTTTTTATCTGATAtttccccattcctctctcctccacctaataacccttcaaaaggtgggagctggactcccagagATCCCCAGGACtgatatggtggaaggagagaatagatttagatccttcaagttgtcctctgatttccatgtgAGCACCAAGGCAtactgacacacagacacacacagagacacacacacacacacacacacacacacacacacacacactcacacattaagCTTCAGGATCAGTTTGTGCAAGTGTCAAGAATGTGTTATGGAATGTTTGTATAATGTGTGacaatgtattgctgtgattgctGTAAtaagttgaacagccaatagctaggcaagagaatATAGGCGGGACctccaagcagagagagaactctggggagaagaaaggcggagttgccagccagacaaggaggaagcaggatgggcagtgtggagatgaggtaatgagtcATATGGAagaatatagattttaaaaat
This window harbors:
- the LOC102908284 gene encoding cytochrome P450 1A2, producing the protein MALFQSFSLATELLLATAIFCVVFWVVRTLRPRVPKGLKSPPGPWGWPFIGHMLTLGKNPHLSLTKLSKKYGDVLQIRIGSTPVVVLSGLDTIRQALIRKGDDFKGRPDLYSFTLITNGKSMTFNPDSGPVWAARRRLAQDALKSFSIASDPTSTSSCYLEEHVSKEANHLVSKFQKQMAEVGHFEPVNLVVESVVNVIGAMCFGKNFPRKSEEMLSIVKSSNDFVENVSSGNAVDFFPILRYLPNPALKRFKNFNDKFVLFLQKTVQEHYQDFNKNSIQDITGALFKHSENSKDNGGLIPHEKIVNIVNDLFGAGFDTVTTAISWSLLLLVTHPNVQRKIHKELDTVIGRDRQPRLSDRLQLPYIEAFILEIYRYTSFVPFTIPHSTTRDTSLNGFHIPKERCIFINQWQVNHDEKQWGDPFVFRPERFLTDNNTALNKTLSEKVMLFGLGKRRCIGEIPAKWEVFLFLAIMLQQLEFSVPPGTKVDLTPTYGLTMKPGICKHLQARPRFSK